The Helianthus annuus cultivar XRQ/B chromosome 15, HanXRQr2.0-SUNRISE, whole genome shotgun sequence genomic sequence taaaggttgGGTGTGGATCAAAGGTTCTGGGATGGATGGTTCCAAATTtattggaagttgggtttcagTAGGATAAGGAAAGAGGTAATTATTGATAGGCCTGAGAATATCGCAACTTGCTAGTACGCGATCCAATTCCTCCTGCAGTGGAAATTCCTCGacttgcctagaactttccccaatttccgtTTCTACTTGCCTAGCATTTTCCTCAatctcgatcccttttcctttatcaatgggattttctattttgggaacttttctagttgctggtttcctcctACGTACTCGCCTCCAGCCTACAAATCTTCTCCTTTTCTTAGGCTTTGGtttctccggaggtggagctcgaaattccataggttcctctATATCGGGTAAGTAACCAGTAAAGTCTCTGGAAACTTCCACTTTTACgggatagagattgagattctgaagggcttcagataactcattcatgctgtttagcatatatgcaaaatgcacaaaaaatgctaagtaaaattttttttttcacaagcGAATATGTAATATAACTATTCAAATATTAATACTGCACACACTGCGACTTTCTAATACAAATTACAAGTGAAATTTAAAATATACTAAGGTGGCATAAtcctaatttattttattttctcttACTAAATGTTTTATTTAAAGGACAAAGCTTCAGTTTTGTAGGTGATATGGGTGCTAGTACTGGGTCAGGGTATTTTAAACGTTAGCATTTACTGTTATAatggctaacatatagagatctgcccatttttcatctaactcTTATTCCCATGGTGGGTTATTGCCTATTTCTTGGATTTCCTGATTAACCTTCACTTCTTTTGGTTGTGATTTCTTTCTTTTATCctgactttttctaataatccaattTCTTTTATTAGGAGAAAGTGGTTTCTCAAACTGTGCcttacggacaaatattccttccccagtatctgctgggtattttgaggatgaagttcctttttcttttggtgaagtatctaatttatgatagatgtccgaaagtctttgtttacccatatgatggagagtgtgaaacatGGGTGTTTAAGGGTTGATTTTGTGTGGTATAGCTTATTTTATATAACTATATGCTTGGAATTAGTTATTTGCGAGTGTTTGTATGTGTACAGGTAAAACGCGTAATATGGCAAGGTTAAAGATGATGCGGAACGTCTGAAGTTGATAAACAAGGTGAACGACGATGTTCGGGATGTGTTTCGAATTAAGATGCAACTTTGATGTATGAGAAATGTGAAAGATGGAAGTTCAGGGGTTATGGCAACTACAAAGGAAGCCATCAAATTTGGAGTTGAATTATCATAtaatcaaatgttatcatcttgcAATGTCACGTGATGGGGTTATCATAAAAGTCAACAAATCATCATTAATGTGAGGACATGTGAGCCTAAGGGAAAGGAAAAAATAAAAGATGGCTGACATATGCACATGGGGGGCTTTTGTTTATCACATCATCCATCCATATACATCTACATACACACGCATACAATGGGATTTGAAGAAAAGGgcttttcatttacatcatcacaATTTGTAGGCAGCCATTGTCACACGTGGAAGATTCTCTTTGAATGGCCATAATATCACATCATCATTAATAAGCACATATTTACAAAGTGAAAGGAAGCAACAACTTTCATTAGGAGCTCACAATAAACAAAGAGATGTAGACAACACATGGGGACTTGCGATCTATGGAATTACGTTCGTAACCAACGGGTTTCATGCATGGTATTACAAAAATGAACAGAAACATGAGCTTGTGGTTTACGCTTCAGACTTGTAGCTTACGGAATAAAGAGCAGCAGCAGTCAGTATTAATTGGGCGCCCAAACGACACCACATATTCATTATTATGATCATCGAATAAAGGCAGCCATTTGATTACTTGGTGGGCCTGTTGATCCACGAAAGAGGGCAGCATTTACAACACTTTGGGCTCTTGAATCCATCACAAACAACTTTTGGGCAGCCACTATATCGATTATTGGAGTAGGACTCATTTATTGTTTAGTGGGCTCCAATATCATCGATTTACGAGGAGCTGACAActtaacatcatcatcatcgaaaTATTGGAGGAACATTAATTATTTTGGGCTCCTAAGTCAACCCAACAACACATCCATATCCATCGAATTAATTGGCAGCCATACAACATCGATTGGGGGCAGCCATATTCATTACTTTTGGCTCTCAACTCATCACGAGATCATCATTATTCATCACACCTCTCCCGCGGAATCATCATGAACTCAATTTCGTATCAAGCTTTTGAAGGTTTTTCGCGcgtcatgagcggctagtcgtcCCGTGACCGTCTCCGAGACTAGGGTTTGTGTTTGAACATTGGGTTTGCTTATGTTTACAACTTGTTGGATTGAGAATTAATTAATCTTTTGGTTAGTTATTCTTATTGTTTTTGTCTTGATTAAACAATATTTGATTATCGTATTCATTCttgttcatcaattatttggtttgttcatcaacaaccgggattaaattctaggatgtcattgttttaaacctttaatcattgaactTGATATGTTTATGAAATCTAAAATTGGTGATTAACTGGAttactattcatttgcatcaatctttcggtttcgatcgtggatcactgcaatcaaatatattgtcCGTTAATTATTTATCATTACAAGTTTTACGAATCATGTATATGTGATTTCCAAATAGTGGTAACTAAGTAACCTGAGTTTCTACataacctgaaaacccggagattggtccATTTTCTCATCATTGTTTACAACTCTAAtttacatttgttttcacattcaTTCTCACAACTGCAAAAAGCAATTATTTTAGACATAGATGATAATTAAAACAACGAACTTTcatactttccactgattccccgtggattcgacaccctacttgccctttactagtaaaaggtgaataggacatctttactttatttttgaccgaccttacgacatcgatcaaaatggcgtcgttgccggggaatcggtgcgcttagtttagttagttgtctttgtttcttaaaacaaaattagaaaattcaaaaaaaaatccaaaattaTTTCCTTTTGTTTGTCTTTTATTTGATTAGTTCAGTATTACGCTTGGTTTCTTGTTTGTCTGTGTGCAGGTGATTCTCGTGTTGCATGCATACcaggttttcaaagaaatcatcaTCGCTTTTGTTTGATCCAGAAATAGAAAAGACTGCTCGACAGAATCTCGTTCTTTTCCGTTCAGCAGTGAAAGCTAAAGCTCAGTCATCAACAGTTGCTCAAGATCTTGAACAGGCAGCTCACGAAATGGCTGATCAAGAGCCACAAAACCAAGTACCAAACGAACCAATTCCACCCATTCCAGATCCACCAATCCCTCAAAACCAAAATCAGAACCAGCCCAataaccaaaaccagaatcaacCACCACTACAACCATTTCCACAATTCAACCCAGGCCCACAAAACTAACCGGGAAATCTAAATCTTCGACATGGGGAGATCATTCGTCACAACCAACCACAACATCAACACGGGTATGATGAGGGTTTCCAACACAGAGAAGGCAGTGTGCATACTTGGGAATCTGGTTGGGAAGAAGATGATTATCAGAATCAGTATGATGGGAGATATGTTGATTACAGATACAATGAGGGATTCAATGTGAATCAAGGCTACTCAGTACAACAGGTCAATCAAAGAAATTACATCCCGCGCCCGATTCCACAAAATCTAGTTCAACATGGAGTCCCACGATTCAATGCGGGGAATCAAAGAGCTATTAATCGGGTTGGGGGCGATCAGATATAGTTTGTGGATGGTGTCCCACAAGTCGTTCAAGGGGCACCCATTCAAGGCATTGAAGGTCACTGTCGACCAGTTGTAGTACCAAACTCGTCAGCTATAGTTACACCAGTGGGAAATAATAACCGACCTTTTGAGGTAAGGCCTCAATACTTAGGCCATTTGCCCGAGTTTTATGGAAAAAGGACCGAAGAACCATACTTGCACATTGCAAGTTTTGATTCAATTTGCCAAATAATTGGGGTTTCGGGGTTTACAAAGGATGAAGTAAAGTTAATGTTGTTTCAATTTACCCTGAAAGACAAAGCACGCCACTGGTTCGCCACATTACCTCCAGGTAGTATATACACTTGGCAAGAGATGCAGCAAGTGTTTTTGGAAGAGTATTACACCATGAATAGAACCAGTGAAGCTCGGGATGCAATCAGAGCATTCCAGCAACATTCAGGGGAAGCGTTTCACGAGGCGTTCACAAGGTTTAAGGAGTTGCTTAGTAAATGCCCCCATCATAGCATTCAGACATGGGAATTGATTAAAGCGTTCTACGATGGGCTACTTCCTGATGATGTAAGAGATCTCATAACTATCAGTAATGGGACGTTTCTCACGAATACAGAAGCTGCAGATTGGGCATATTTGGAGAGACAGAGTGCTACTTCTAAGAGACAGGCACAGTCTAGCAGGAGAGCAAGATCAGCATCAGCGAGATCAGTTGATTATGAAGCTGAAGAACGGGTTGAGAAATTAAAACAACAGAATTTGCTATTAGAGCGACAGGTAGCTCAGATGAAGTTGGGAAAGGGAGCTGAAGTTAGGGCAGCTAATGCATTCGCCGTATGTACAGATTGTGGTGAGTTAGGACACCTGGTTGGAGAGTGTCTCTCAAGGATGGGTTCGAATGAAGAAGTGAACCAAGTATTCGGTGAACGAAAGCAGTATGATATGAAATCGAATACATATCATCCAGGTTTGCGAAACCACCCCAATTTTAGTTACGGTAATTCTACTAATCAAatgaaccctaattttcaggtacCCATGCAAGGAGGCCAGCAGTATCAGAGTCGTTAAGGTAACTACTCGCAAGGTAATTACCAAACTCAGGGCCAATATAATTAGGGTAATCAGCAGGGGAACTCCTCAAGTGCTAGTGGTGGAACAAGTGATGACAAGTTGGATGCTATTATGAAGTTTATGAAGGACATCCAAAAGGATAATGAAGTTCGAGACAAAACTTCGGAAGCAATGGAGAAACAGTTGGGGCAGCTAGCAGAAGATCTAGCTCAGCTGAGAAGAGATCCAGGTAAGTTGCCAAGCACTACCACAGTTAATCCAGCACATCAGTCATCTAGCTCAAAGAATGGAAGAAATGTGCATATCAATGCGGTAAGTGTTCGTCCAACTTTTGACACTGGCAGCATTGAGGTAGCTCCACCATCACAAGtagttgaggaggtggtggaggATGTTGATACTGAATCAGATTCTCAACATGATCAGGAAAGCACTAAGTtgaaaaaatctttttgtgaaaaGGAAATGTTTAGGGAAGTTGATGGTAAGAAAGTGAAGGTTCCATATCCTATGGCTTTATTAGAACCAGCTGAAATATTTGGTTTGAGTAAACGGGGCCCACCAAGGGATAAAAGGTGGGAgaattttaaacaagttaaaattaatcTACCCTTACTCGATGCGATTAAAGAGAATCCTGATCAGGTTGAGTGTTTTAAAGAGTTAAGTACCCAAAAACGACTTCACCAGTTTCCTAAAAAACTTGATTTGACTGCAAATGTGAATGCCGTTTTGTTGGGTACCCTTCCCCCAAAACTCCAAGATCCAGGAGCACCCATTATTTCAGTGCAAGTGGGTGAATTTAAAATAGACAGGGCACTGTTGGATCTTGGAGCGTGTGTTAGTATCTTACCAGGGAGtctgtatgaccaatatgattttggtccgctacaaaaagtcaacaccaccgtggtgttggcTGATCAGACTCCCATGTGTCCGAGGGGGATTGTAAGGGATGTAATTGGAAGGTAGAAGAGTGTTACTACCCGGTTGACTTCTTAGTGCTTGATTGTGCCACAAGTTCAAAGAACACGCACCCTCCAGTCATTTTGGGTAGACCGTTCACTGCTCATGCCATTATCAATTGTGTTGATGGAACGGTAAGTATGAGGTTTGGTGACCGTGAATTGCGGTTAAatgtgttttcaaatgctactGATCCTCTTATTACAGGTGAACACTCAAAAGCTGAAAGTGGTGAAGAAAATGTCTCTCCTACAAAGGAGATTCATACCAAACATgagtgttttatggttgacaggTTTGAAGTGGCAGGAAGCAAAGCGGTGAGGAAAAAGGAAAGTGTGGCTCATGAGGAGTTCAAGACAGAAAAAGGGAAGCCACGagggaagaagaaaaagaaaccgcCCGAATGTGATAATGCAAAAAGGAGGTTAGAGTTATTCAATCCAATGTGGAAGACAACAGATGACTTACTAGAGCATTGGCGGGGTACATACTTAGAGACCATGGGATGCAAGCATCCCACTCGACCACCATAAGGGAacatcaggtacggtctggctgaagacctataaacttagcgctctcgggaggcagcccgaggatgtagagtagtgtatatttgttttgttttcgCATGAGTATTTTTTGCAGGTTACCAGGTATTTAATCTCTACGGATGCAAtggtccaagtgtggggatgtttggtgaaATCCCAATACGTTCTAGTTGTAGTGGCGGACAATGCACAGATTAGAGTTCAGTCAAAATcgtccatactcaatctccatttggatgGGGATGGTTTGCACGCTAGTCGTAGAGATTGGCCCGAGTACTTGTTTGACACGGCCgtgaatgaaatgctatacggtcgtgGAGGAACAGCGCGCACGAGGAGTCTACGTTTTaaaccaggggagtctgttccacttTTATTACTACATTTTTATTCGTGTTCTTGGTGGTGTTAAAATTTATGTGCTAGGGAATGTATTTTTGCTTATTGTGTTAGAAACGGTCGCTCATGATGTTTGTTGGTTGGTATTCCCGGGTTTGTTCTAAAAGCactatacattggggacaatgtcgcccaagtgtggggatatggaAACCCGGGAAGGAAAGGCTTGGGATAAGAGTTTGAAGAGGTTGAAAGTGATTGAAAACGATGAAAActgaaaaaattgaaatttttttaaaattttaaaaaaatttcatCGCCTTAAGTGAACTAAATGGATATGAAAACCGAAGTTTCAATCACTAATGAGTCCCTTGCCGGTAGTAAACTAACGTAGTCCCTTGTCATGGTCattcctttaagtttcatgagagtaggtctGGCAGGTGTTTTTAGTTAAAAGAATTGAAAAGAGATGTCtatttaggggtaacatgctttagattgCATATGCTACGTGTCGGCAACCTTTTTACCCTTCTTTGGTGGGATTTGAGCCTGTAGAATGATAGAGTGATTTACATATTGAATTCATTTGTTGAGAGCAGGCCGCgtgttattctgtgttagaactCGTATGACTTGATACATGCTGAGATTGTGCTTTGACATGTGCAcataaatgataaaggcattaggatatcCCTTACGCCCGTTATGTTTGTTTTGTGTTTACCTAGTTATCacccttagtagccctgttgagcctatTCACCTTTCGTTTGTCCACCTAATGTGAATTGTTTGATACCGACCGTGAACGATAGATTATGAATatgtgaaaatgaaaaaaaaagaaaacaaagaaaagaaaaaaaaaatagaaaaagaaaagacaaaaagAAAGTGTTGTGCATATTGTTCATGTCTTGGGTATAAACCAACCCACAAGTATGTTATGTTTGCAAAGAAAGTTGTCACGGTTGGTCATTTGTTTATTCGCCACGAAAAAAAAATATAAGCCGAAAAaatttcctacccttagcctaagcccaaaaccgaaagtccttttgatatgtgccgTGCTAcatgatacagtggaggtgtgattgtcatACAAGCATATGATTACAGGATTTCATGGTTGGTTTTGAGTGTTATACATACTAGCACCTTACACGCTAGTTCAGATATTAAACCGAGAGGAGAGTTTATTGTGAGGGGCATGTAGCATGTGTTAGAatcctaagcatgttagtttgaatagacaagtcttaagtttaaaaaaaaattgtatcagttgcttgtcggactgtcaatctcgattgtgtcagtctatggaacgggtatgacttgggacttaaACTGTTGCATTGGTATAGGGGTTTAGAGGTGTTGTTATTATGGTGAGTAGTTCCATATcgatttgcttgaggacaatcaaaggtaagtgtggggatgtgatggagagtgtgaaacatGGGTGTTTAAGGGTTGATTTTGTGTGGTTTAGCTTATTTTATATAACTATATGCCTGGAATTAGTTATTTGCGAGTGTTTGTATGTGTACAGGTAAAACGCGTAATATGGCAAGGTTAAAGATGATGCGGAACGTCTGAAGTTGATAAACAAGGTGAACGGCGATGTTCGGGATGTGTTTCGAATTAAGATGCAACTTTGATGTATGAGAAATGTGAAAGATGGAAGTTCAGGGGTTATGGCAACTACAAAGGAAGCCATCAAATTTGGAGTTGAATTATCATAtaatcaaatgttatcatcttgcAATGTCACGTGATCGGGTTATCATAAAAGTCAACAAATCATCATTAATGTGAGGACATGTGAGCCTAAGGGAAAGGAAAGAATAAAAGATGGCTGACATATGCACATGGGGGGCTTTTGTTTATCACATCATCCATCCATATACATCTACATACACACGCATACAATGGGATTTGAAGAAAAGGgcttttcatttacatcatcacaATTTGTAGGCAGCCATTGTCACACGTGGAAGATTCTCTTTGAATGGCCATAATATCACATCATCATTAATATGCACATATTTACAAAGTGAAAGGAAACAACAACTTTCATTAGGAGCTCACAATAAACAAAGAGATGTAGACGGCACATGGGGACTTGCGATCTACGGAATTACGTTCGTAACCAACGGGTTTCATGCATGGTATTACAAAAATGAACAGAAACATGAGCTTGTGGTTTACGCTTCAGACTTGTAGCTTACGGAATAAAGAGCAGCAGCAGTCAGTATTAATTGGGCGCCCAAACGACACCTGATATTCATTATTATGATCATCGAATAAAGGCAGCCATTTGATTACTTGGTGGGCCTGTTGATCCACGAAAGAGGGCATCATTTACAACACTTTGGGCTCTTGAATCCATCACAAACAACTTTTGGGCAGCCACTATATCGATTATTGGAGCAGGACTCATTTATTGTTTGGTGGGCTCCAATATCATCGATTAATGGGGAGCTGACAActtaacatcatcatcatcgaaaTATTGGAGGAACATTAATTATTTTGGGCTCCTAAGTCAACCCAACAACACATCCATATCCATCGAATTAATTGGCAGCCATACACCATCGATTGGGGGCAGCCATATTCATTACTTTTGGCTCTCAACTCATCACGAGATCATCATTATTCATCACACCTCTCCCGCGGAATCATCATGAACTCAATTTCGTATCAAGCTTTTGAAGGTTTTTCGCGcgtcatgagcggctagtcgtcCCGTGACCGTCTACGAGACTAGGGTTTATGTTTGAACATTGGGTTTGCTTATGTTTACAACTTGTTGGATTGAGAATTAATTAATCTTTCGGTTAGTTATTCTTATTGTTTTTGTCTTGATTAAACAATATTTGATTATCGTATTCATTCttgttcatcaattatttggtttgttcatcaacaaccgggattaaattctaggatgtcattgttttaaacctttaatcattgaactTGATATGTTTATGAAATCTAAAATTGGTGATTAACTGGAttactattcatttgcatcaatctttcggtttcgatcgtggatcactgcaatcaaatatattgtcCGGTAATTATTTATCATTACAAGTTTtacgaatcatgtctatgtgatttccaaaTAGTGGTAACTAAGTAACCTGATTTTCTACataacctgaaaacccggagattggtccATTTTCTCATCATTGTTTACAACTCTAAtttacatttgttttcacattcaTTCTCACaactgcaaaaagcaattagtttagaCATAGATGATAATTAAAACAACGAACTTTcatactttccactgattccccgtggattcgacaccctacttgccctttactagtaaaaggtgaataggacatctttactttatttttgaccgaccttacgacatcgatcaccatactgtaaacaaatattcaaataataaaacatgtaatcacaaaatggcaatcagtaaaattaagtattctctaaatacttaattggcttaaatcggtggctct encodes the following:
- the LOC110913634 gene encoding uncharacterized protein LOC110913634 translates to MQQVFLEEYYTMNRTSEARDAIRAFQQHSGEAFHEAFTRFKELLSKCPHHSIQTWELIKAFYDGLLPDDVRDLITISNGTFLTNTEAADWAYLERQSATSKRQAQSSRRARSASARSVDYEAEERVEKLKQQNLLLERQVAQMKLGKGAEVRAANAFAVCTDCGELGHLVGECLSRMGSNEEVNQVFGERKQYDMKSNTYHPGLRNHPNFSYGNSTNQMNPNFQGNQQGNSSSASGGTSDDKLDAIMKFMKDIQKDNEVRDKTSEAMEKQLGQLAEDLAQLRRDPGKLPSTTTVNPAHQSSSSKNGRNVHINAVSVRPTFDTGSIEVAPPSQVVEEVVEDVDTESDSQHDQESTKLKKSFCEKEMFREVDGKKVKVPYPMALLEPAEIFGLSKRGPPRDKRWENFKQVKINLPLLDAIKENPDQVECFKELSTQKRLHQFPKKLDLTANVNAVLLGTLPPKLQDPGAPIISVQVGEFKIDRALLDLGACVEECYYPVDFLVLDCATSSKNTHPPVILGRPFTAHAIINCVDGTVSMRFGDRELRLNVFSNATDPLITGEHSKAESGEENVSPTKEIHTKHECFMVDRFEVAGSKAVRKKESVAHEEFKTEKGKPRGKKKKKPPECDNAKRRLELFNPMWKTTDDLLEHWRGYQVFNLYGCNGPSVGMFGEIPIRSSCSGGQCTD